Proteins from one Sabethes cyaneus chromosome 2, idSabCyanKW18_F2, whole genome shotgun sequence genomic window:
- the LOC128737729 gene encoding 3 beta-hydroxysteroid dehydrogenase type 7, translating to MDASEIVLITGGAGFLGQHLVKTLQERDSKIREIRVVDLKPFENTIGHFDDSKVVSFVGDICQPAKIESAFEGVDCVFHMAAYINFDFPPNYKELQRVNVDGTQTVIDLCRKYNVPRLVFTSDCLIHMTPYLGRANFTIVCNQTEPKTKIPSKESEFQIPGYAPSKLKAENLVLEANGTALANGETLKTIAIRPPIMFGEGDQRFVPTIIRVAMRFGGDIPKIAGPGGKQQLLYAGNAAWAHYRAKEALASRPQDIAGYPVFVTDESGIEDTTRFCQRLSRANETLKLRPSWYQIPLFLSFFLAFLLELLIKALNPIVKIKLSFPPCGLLSYMSSILLYNRIRASIYLDYEPIYSEEKAVSNAALWYEKWYQDYCRQHNLKKLKVK from the exons GTGGAGCCGGATTCCTCGGTCAGCATTTGGTTAAAACACTCCAAGAGCGTGATtccaaaattcgtgaaatccgCGTAGTCGATTTGAAGCCATTTGAAAACACAATAG GACACTTCGACGATAGCAAGGTCGTTTCGTTCGTCGGTGACATCTGCCAGCCAGCCAAGATTGAGTCCGCTTTCGAGGGAGTCGATTGCGTGTTTCACATGGCGGCGTACATTAACTTTGACTTTCCGCCCAACTACAAGGAGCTGCAGCGGGTTAACGTCGACGGTACACAGACGGTGATCGACCTGTGCCGGAAGTACAACGTACCACGGTTGGTGTTTACCAGCGATTGCCTAATTCATATGACCCCGTACCTGGGCAGGGCTAACTTCACAATCGTGTGCAACCAAACTGAGCCGAAAACAAAGATTCCTAGCAAGGAGAGCGAATTCCAGATTCCGGGGTATGCCCCGTCCAAGCTCAAGGCGGAGAATTTGGTTCTGGAGGCGAATGGCACAGCCTTAGCGaatggag AGACGCTGAAAACGATCGCAATTCGACCGCCGATAATGTTTGGCGAGGGTGACCAGCGTTTTGTGCCCACCATCATTCGGGTGGCGATGCGTTTTGGCGGTGACATTCCAAAGATTGCCGGACCGGGCGGTAAGCAGCAGCTGCTGTATGCCGGGAATGCGGCCTGGGCGCACTATCGGGCAAAAGAGGCGCTGGCCAGTAGGCCACAGGACATCGCTGGCTACCCGGTGTTCGTTACGGACGAGTCCGGCATCGAGGACACCACCCGGTTCTGTCAGCGCTTATCCCGAGCTAATGAAACACTTAAGCTCCGACCGTCCTGGTATCAGATCCCGCTGTTTCTATCCTTCTTTTTGGCTTTCCTGCTGGAGCTGCTGATTAAAGCGCTTAATCCGATTGTGAAAATTAAACTGAGTTTCCCTCCGTGCGGTCTGCTTTCGTATATGTCATCGATTCTGCTGTACAATCGGATCCGAGCGTCTATCTATCTGGATTATGAACCTATCTATAGCGAGGAAAAGGCAGTGTCTAATGCGGCCCTGTGGTACGAGAAGTGGTATCAGGATTACTGTCGGCAGCATAATTTGAAGAAGTTGAAAGTCAAATGA